A genomic segment from Desulfovibrio sp. encodes:
- the traF gene encoding conjugative transfer signal peptidase TraF, translated as MKRLLWILLLLVCSGFFLFQQGYRFNGTPSMPKGIYQLVPGNPGIDRGDLVSVCLAIEPFASLALDRGYLRSGSCPDGNEPLLKVVAGLPGDLLDVGPEGIRVNGRMMQQSMSASTDSLDRPMPISTTLSPGRIPEGMVLILSREHPGGFDGRYFGLLPLASLQKVKPVRVFEPIGG; from the coding sequence ATGAAGCGCCTCCTCTGGATTCTGCTCCTGCTGGTCTGTTCTGGTTTCTTTCTCTTTCAGCAAGGGTATCGCTTCAACGGCACGCCCTCCATGCCCAAGGGCATTTATCAGCTCGTTCCCGGCAATCCTGGCATTGATCGCGGCGACCTGGTCAGCGTCTGTCTGGCCATTGAACCCTTCGCCTCCTTGGCCCTCGACCGAGGCTATCTGCGCTCTGGCTCCTGTCCTGACGGCAACGAGCCCCTCCTCAAGGTGGTAGCGGGCCTTCCCGGCGATCTTTTGGATGTGGGGCCGGAGGGTATTCGCGTCAATGGCCGGATGATGCAGCAAAGCATGAGCGCCTCCACGGACAGCCTGGATCGGCCCATGCCGATTTCTACCACCCTTTCTCCAGGCCGGATTCCTGAAGGAATGGTCTTGATCCTTTCTCGTGAACATCCCGGCGGTTTCGACGGTCGGTATTTTGGTCTGTTGCCGTTGGCGTCACTTCAGAAGGTGAAACCAGTGCGAGTCTTTGAACCCATAGGAGGATGA